The following are from one region of the Phycisphaeraceae bacterium genome:
- the gcvPB gene encoding aminomethyl-transferring glycine dehydrogenase subunit GcvPB produces MTTMQPNTRPVSIDLHGADGAPVRAASVAQTRGERPTEPLIFEKSAPGARAIDMPNLDVDATPLPASLAGNAPDWPELGQLQVIRHYTHLSQRNFGVDGEFYPLGSCTMKYNPRINEYAAAQPGFAHIHPLQDDADVQGALKLLYETRLMLQEVAGLPEASLQPAAGAHGEYTALKVMRAYFRDIGQASRSVVFAPDNAHGTNPASCAMCGANVVAIKTVNGYTDIDALKRAIDDAGAENVAGLMITNPNTAGLFDSYVADIADIIHQAGGLLYLDGANMNAILGKTRPGDFGADMMHYNTHKTFSTPHGCGGPGAGPIAVRDFLAPYLPVPQVIKKPDGTYALEYDRPKSIGKVRSFIGQVGVLVRCWTYMRACGPDGLRDVAELSVLNANYLAARLRHRYEMPFFAPEEGRYAAHEFVTVPQNLLDKGISLLDIVKRLIDYRIHPPTMHWPVRNCLMVEPTETEGKDVLDRFVDAMLRIADEIEKDPKGMAEAPRDAIVRRLDIVAADRKPILVHEG; encoded by the coding sequence ATGACCACGATGCAGCCCAACACGCGTCCGGTTTCGATCGACCTCCACGGCGCCGACGGCGCGCCGGTCCGCGCCGCGTCCGTCGCGCAGACGCGCGGCGAGCGACCGACCGAGCCGCTGATCTTCGAGAAGTCGGCGCCCGGCGCCCGCGCGATCGACATGCCGAATCTGGATGTCGACGCCACGCCCCTGCCGGCGTCGCTCGCCGGGAACGCGCCCGACTGGCCCGAGCTGGGCCAGCTGCAGGTGATCCGTCACTACACGCACCTCTCGCAGCGGAACTTCGGCGTCGACGGCGAGTTCTACCCGCTCGGGTCGTGCACGATGAAGTACAACCCGCGCATCAACGAGTACGCCGCCGCCCAGCCCGGCTTCGCGCACATTCATCCTCTCCAGGACGACGCGGACGTGCAGGGCGCGCTGAAGCTGCTCTACGAGACGCGCCTGATGCTACAGGAGGTTGCGGGCCTTCCCGAGGCGTCGCTGCAGCCCGCCGCGGGCGCGCACGGAGAGTACACCGCCCTCAAGGTCATGCGCGCGTACTTCCGCGATATCGGCCAGGCCTCGCGCAGCGTCGTCTTCGCTCCCGACAACGCCCACGGCACCAACCCCGCCTCCTGCGCGATGTGCGGCGCCAACGTCGTCGCCATCAAGACCGTCAACGGCTACACCGACATCGACGCCCTCAAGCGCGCGATCGACGACGCCGGCGCCGAGAACGTCGCCGGGCTGATGATCACCAACCCCAACACCGCCGGCCTCTTCGACAGCTATGTCGCCGACATCGCCGACATCATCCACCAGGCGGGCGGCCTGCTCTATCTCGACGGCGCCAACATGAACGCCATCCTGGGCAAGACCCGCCCGGGCGACTTCGGCGCCGACATGATGCACTACAACACACACAAGACCTTCAGCACGCCCCACGGCTGCGGCGGCCCGGGCGCCGGGCCCATCGCGGTGCGCGACTTCCTCGCGCCGTATCTGCCCGTGCCCCAGGTCATCAAGAAGCCCGACGGGACCTACGCGCTTGAGTACGACCGCCCCAAGAGCATCGGCAAGGTGCGATCGTTCATCGGCCAGGTCGGCGTGCTGGTGCGCTGCTGGACCTACATGCGCGCCTGCGGCCCCGACGGCCTGCGCGACGTGGCCGAGCTGTCGGTGCTCAACGCGAACTACCTCGCGGCGCGCCTGCGTCACCGCTACGAGATGCCCTTCTTCGCCCCCGAGGAGGGCCGGTACGCGGCCCACGAGTTCGTGACCGTGCCGCAGAACCTGCTCGACAAGGGGATCTCGCTGCTCGACATCGTCAAGCGTCTGATCGACTACCGCATCCACCCGCCGACCATGCACTGGCCGGTGCGCAACTGCCTGATGGTCGAGCCGACCGAGACCGAGGGCAAAGATGTGCTGGATCGCTTCGTCGACGCCATGCTGCGCATCGCGGACGAGATCGAGAAAGACCCGAAGGGCATGGCCGAGGCGCCCCGCGACGCGATCGTCCGGCGTCTCGACATCGTGGCCGCCGACCGCAAGCCGATCCTCGTCCACGAGGGCTGA
- a CDS encoding ankyrin repeat domain-containing protein: MPSPSRFAVLAAICAASMSFPALAQVQVVTPPQEEQGSQNMSRFEPIHVAAMKGDVLTVQQELDKGVEIDLRIQGGIFAGATALMLAGRDADDATMRYLMDRGADPRAVDDRRISVLMWASSTEGSVAKILAVIERGVEVNLRSQDGSTALHWAAGLGRDPGMVKALIDAGALIDLADNRGRTPLMTAARVGNAGAVRYLLAANADRSRRSPQGLNALHWAVEGRTANADTVRALVEAGMSVETQAADGSTPLLIAAINAREQPVMALLELGARNDASNNFGLTPLMAAAAAPSPEVVKRLLDAGAPVNTRDSNGRTALHYATSKGAGLVTAMLLRRGADPDITDNDGWRPIHMARTMATLDPLVRAGADIEAQCKVSQYSGWTPLMLAVGTGNQTLVRRLLNAGADPSAGAEQGLTPTRIAMSFNPEIGAPLAEMLRESIAQRQKGVEDAAVDELRRRRQQEAQGPRPD; encoded by the coding sequence ATGCCCTCGCCCTCCCGCTTCGCCGTCCTCGCCGCGATTTGTGCCGCATCGATGTCTTTCCCCGCCCTCGCGCAGGTGCAGGTGGTCACCCCGCCGCAGGAGGAGCAGGGCTCCCAGAACATGTCGCGGTTCGAGCCGATCCACGTCGCCGCGATGAAGGGCGATGTGCTGACCGTCCAGCAGGAGCTCGACAAGGGCGTCGAGATCGACCTGCGGATCCAGGGCGGAATTTTCGCGGGCGCCACAGCGTTGATGCTCGCGGGCCGGGACGCCGACGACGCGACGATGCGGTACCTCATGGATCGCGGCGCTGACCCGCGCGCCGTGGACGACCGACGGATCAGCGTGCTCATGTGGGCGTCGAGCACCGAGGGCTCGGTCGCCAAGATCCTCGCCGTGATCGAGCGAGGCGTCGAGGTGAATCTTCGCAGCCAGGACGGATCGACCGCCCTGCACTGGGCCGCCGGCCTGGGTCGCGATCCCGGGATGGTCAAGGCGCTCATCGACGCCGGCGCGCTGATCGACCTCGCCGACAACCGGGGGCGCACGCCGCTCATGACCGCGGCACGCGTCGGCAACGCCGGAGCCGTGCGTTACCTGCTCGCCGCCAACGCCGATCGGTCGCGCCGCAGCCCGCAGGGGCTCAACGCGCTGCACTGGGCGGTCGAAGGACGCACCGCGAACGCCGACACGGTCCGCGCGCTCGTCGAGGCGGGCATGTCCGTCGAAACCCAGGCCGCCGACGGGTCGACGCCGCTGCTCATCGCCGCGATCAACGCTCGCGAGCAGCCCGTGATGGCGCTGCTCGAGCTGGGTGCGCGCAACGACGCGAGCAACAATTTCGGACTCACCCCGCTCATGGCCGCCGCCGCCGCGCCCAGCCCCGAGGTCGTGAAGCGCCTCCTCGACGCCGGCGCCCCCGTGAACACGCGGGATTCGAACGGGCGGACCGCCCTGCACTACGCCACCTCGAAGGGGGCCGGCCTCGTGACGGCGATGCTGCTGCGCCGCGGCGCCGACCCCGACATCACCGACAACGATGGATGGCGCCCGATCCACATGGCGCGCACGATGGCGACGCTCGACCCGCTCGTGCGAGCCGGAGCCGATATCGAGGCGCAGTGCAAGGTCAGCCAGTACTCGGGCTGGACGCCCCTTATGCTGGCCGTCGGGACGGGCAACCAGACCCTCGTCCGTCGCTTGCTCAACGCCGGCGCCGACCCCAGCGCCGGCGCCGAGCAGGGGCTCACCCCCACGCGCATCGCCATGAGCTTCAATCCCGAGATCGGCGCCCCGCTCGCCGAGATGCTGCGCGAGTCGATCGCCCAGCGCCAGAAAGGCGTCGAGGACGCCGCGGTTGACGAGCTCCGGCGCAGGCGCCAGCAGGAGGCGCAAGGCCCCAGGCCCGACTGA
- the carA gene encoding glutamine-hydrolyzing carbamoyl-phosphate synthase small subunit, whose translation MHHTTHARLALADGSLFEGAAFGATDKPRTIAAEVVFNTAMTGYQESLTDPSYTGQILVETAPLVGNTGTNPQDVESTRVQVSGFVVRELAQRHSNYRADSDLSAYLASNGVLGLADVDTRALARRLRVAGVMAGVLSNDPTISDADLVRLAREAHDTTGQNLVPLVGCSSRQSWRDTLGEWAPTASLGGAPGKTLRADGETRRRVLALDCGAKWNILRHLTQRGCEVVVAPHDTPAAEIRAAADRGEIDGLFVSNGPGDPAAVTTTIDTLRALVGGEPGSVVPTFGICLGHQLLSLALGAKTYKLKFGHRGVNQPVRNLLTGRVEITSQNHGYAVDTDSLSRVGGEATHVNLNDHSLAGFRMTDRPVFAVQHHPEASPGPHDANYLFDGFVRMMESKSPVSAASLTSAR comes from the coding sequence ATGCATCACACGACCCACGCCCGACTCGCGCTCGCCGATGGCTCCCTCTTCGAAGGAGCGGCCTTCGGCGCGACGGACAAGCCGCGCACTATCGCCGCCGAGGTGGTGTTCAACACCGCTATGACGGGCTACCAGGAATCGCTCACCGACCCCTCGTACACGGGCCAGATCCTCGTCGAGACCGCGCCGCTGGTCGGCAACACCGGGACGAACCCTCAGGACGTTGAATCGACCCGGGTGCAGGTCTCCGGGTTCGTCGTGCGCGAGCTCGCGCAGCGACACTCGAACTACCGGGCCGACAGCGATCTCTCGGCGTATCTCGCTTCCAACGGCGTGCTCGGGCTCGCCGATGTCGACACGCGCGCTTTGGCGCGTCGGCTCCGCGTCGCCGGCGTCATGGCGGGCGTTCTCTCGAACGACCCGACGATCTCCGACGCCGACCTCGTCAGACTCGCACGGGAGGCGCACGACACGACCGGGCAGAACCTCGTCCCGCTCGTTGGCTGCTCCTCTCGTCAGAGCTGGAGGGACACGCTCGGAGAGTGGGCCCCCACAGCGTCGCTGGGCGGTGCGCCCGGCAAGACCCTGCGCGCCGACGGCGAGACCCGCCGGAGGGTGCTCGCGCTCGACTGCGGCGCCAAGTGGAACATCCTGCGTCACCTGACGCAGCGTGGCTGCGAGGTCGTCGTGGCGCCCCACGACACCCCCGCCGCCGAGATCCGCGCCGCGGCCGATCGGGGGGAGATCGACGGGCTGTTCGTCTCGAACGGCCCCGGCGACCCGGCGGCGGTGACAACGACGATCGACACGCTCCGTGCGCTGGTCGGGGGCGAACCGGGGAGCGTCGTCCCGACCTTCGGGATCTGCCTTGGCCACCAGCTGCTGAGTCTGGCGCTGGGCGCGAAGACCTACAAGCTGAAGTTCGGGCATCGAGGCGTGAATCAGCCCGTGCGGAACCTGCTGACCGGGCGGGTGGAGATCACCAGCCAGAACCACGGGTACGCCGTCGACACCGACTCGCTGTCCAGGGTCGGTGGGGAAGCGACGCACGTGAACCTGAACGACCATTCGCTCGCCGGCTTCCGGATGACGGATCGCCCGGTGTTCGCGGTGCAGCATCACCCCGAGGCAAGCCCCGGGCCGCATGACGCGAATTACCTGTTCGACGGGTTCGTGCGGATGATGGAATCGAAGAGCCCGGTGTCCGCTGCGTCGCTGACCAGCGCCCGCTGA
- a CDS encoding STAS domain-containing protein: MPPEDSRLRIYHEGDVVQVRFVDRNILDEANIQRIGEEIVTVIEQRDRPKILISFENVDHLSSAALGTLITINNKVRARNGQLRLAEIDPQIYEVFVITKLNKLFEIHDSADEALASFA, encoded by the coding sequence ATGCCCCCCGAAGATTCACGACTTCGCATCTATCACGAAGGCGATGTGGTTCAGGTCCGATTTGTGGACCGGAACATCCTCGACGAAGCGAACATCCAGCGCATCGGCGAGGAGATCGTCACGGTCATCGAGCAGCGAGACCGGCCCAAGATCCTCATCAGCTTCGAGAATGTTGATCATCTCTCGTCTGCCGCCCTTGGCACACTGATCACGATCAACAACAAGGTCCGCGCCCGGAACGGCCAACTCCGCCTGGCCGAGATCGATCCGCAGATCTACGAGGTGTTCGTGATCACGAAGCTCAACAAGCTCTTCGAGATCCACGATTCCGCCGACGAGGCTCTCGCCAGTTTCGCGTGA
- a CDS encoding DUF3179 domain-containing protein: MRTALVVVASLSIVFTASWAQQGSSQNQTPAGVRVMITSDRVAGFADHTTMMLGLFDTSGLVVTRERFLAPGSRRDPLPALVAPARRPADGADFPGAKEPVVMLEVDGLAVAYPLGALIYHAVINDTIGDTPVAIWYDPISGGLAAFRRDVPARRAISGAETPREFRLSGLLLHGSSVLYDRGTKSLFSPLEGRGLSGPFADARLDSLPFRVLSFDEFRAIRRAGEVVARPMGTTFDYSVNPYAEFQLDPGIVYMQVTNDQRTHPKASGVGIASPTPERNAFFVPLTALDKGDRSFMTDAGSVVVGLTPEGTVVIKECPPGVTVAQTYFANWVSAHPTSSLAVSVDVRDLPISQPR; this comes from the coding sequence GTGCGAACCGCCCTCGTCGTCGTAGCCAGTCTGTCGATCGTCTTCACCGCGTCGTGGGCCCAGCAGGGTTCGTCGCAGAACCAGACGCCGGCCGGCGTGCGCGTGATGATCACCTCGGATCGCGTCGCCGGGTTCGCCGATCACACGACGATGATGCTCGGCCTGTTCGACACCAGCGGGCTGGTGGTCACTCGAGAGCGGTTCCTCGCGCCAGGGTCGCGACGCGACCCGCTGCCGGCGCTGGTCGCGCCGGCGCGGAGGCCCGCGGACGGCGCGGACTTCCCCGGGGCGAAGGAGCCGGTCGTGATGCTGGAGGTCGACGGGCTGGCCGTCGCCTACCCGCTGGGGGCGCTGATCTACCACGCGGTGATCAACGACACCATCGGCGACACGCCGGTCGCGATCTGGTACGACCCGATCTCGGGCGGACTGGCGGCGTTCCGGCGCGACGTGCCCGCGCGACGGGCGATCTCCGGCGCCGAGACTCCTCGCGAGTTCCGCCTTTCCGGGTTGCTGCTGCACGGATCGTCGGTTCTCTATGACCGCGGGACGAAGTCGCTGTTCTCTCCGCTCGAAGGGCGGGGGCTCAGCGGCCCGTTCGCCGACGCGCGTCTCGATTCGCTGCCGTTCCGCGTCCTGTCGTTTGACGAGTTCCGCGCGATACGGCGCGCCGGCGAGGTCGTCGCCCGCCCCATGGGCACCACGTTCGATTACTCGGTGAACCCGTACGCCGAGTTCCAGCTCGACCCTGGCATCGTCTACATGCAGGTCACGAACGACCAGCGCACCCACCCGAAAGCCAGCGGCGTGGGCATCGCGAGCCCCACCCCCGAACGCAACGCCTTCTTCGTCCCGCTCACTGCGCTGGATAAAGGCGACCGGTCCTTCATGACCGACGCAGGGAGCGTGGTCGTCGGGCTCACGCCCGAGGGCACGGTGGTGATCAAGGAGTGTCCGCCGGGAGTGACGGTGGCGCAGACGTACTTCGCGAACTGGGTGAGCGCGCACCCGACGAGCAGTCTGGCGGTGAGCGTCGATGTGCGCGACCTGCCTATCTCGCAGCCGCGCTGA
- the priA gene encoding primosomal protein N', whose translation MKSSGLFAAAEPEHGETRGRFVRLAPERGVDHPDGLTYALPDSLASVRMGERVEAPLGRGNAPVAGYVIEILDSTTLDPARIKPVKRRLSGGLPPALVELAKWMARYYLCPIGMVFASMTPAAVKHDIGVVTRSALEPAPDASERLDAMKPTPSLAPLVEALRARMGDTSAWPVEPRALQKALGAATIAPVNRFVREGVLREVRVTTVRAAWGEVTPGDAARVTLSDEQRAALARIVGGLDTFAVHLLRGVTGSGKTEVYLDAIERVLAQGRSAIVLVPEISLTPQTSARFLARFGREGVAVLHSGLTSAQRNQQWSAVASGAARVVVGARSAVFAPTPHRLGLIVVDEEHDNSYKQDQLPRYHARDVAIKRAQIEGCPVVLGSATPSLESWKNALDGRFVLSTMRTRPAGMRLPRVVVVDLAEERRKRPWSENRVRLLGPTLETALRRTLDEGAQAILLLNRRGYANYICCPDHRCGWIMTCDDCDATMVFHKDKRLDPGRGGVVRCHHCLAEKLLPSHCPSCERKVSVFGLGTQRVEEELARDFADLRSGDTMLRLDSDTMRGGRDYFLALERFRKGDARVLLGTQMVAKGLDFPSVRLVGVVHADTAINLPDFRAAERTFQLVSQVAGRAGRSDKPGVVIVQTLAPKTPAVRFASRHDYEGFAQEELSQRERAGLPPFARMARIVIRDDDYAKAFDRASDLESALRQGADQTVLIRGPMPCPLSRIAGKHRIAIELLAPSAGPLQSALTAMRNAGLLRSDATAAIDVDPVALL comes from the coding sequence ATGAAGTCGTCGGGACTCTTTGCCGCAGCCGAACCCGAACACGGTGAAACGCGAGGGCGCTTCGTGCGCCTCGCGCCCGAACGCGGCGTCGACCACCCCGACGGGCTCACCTACGCCCTGCCCGACTCGCTCGCGTCGGTGCGCATGGGTGAACGCGTCGAAGCTCCGCTCGGCAGGGGCAACGCCCCGGTCGCCGGGTACGTCATCGAGATCCTCGACAGCACCACACTCGATCCGGCGCGCATCAAGCCGGTGAAGCGCCGGCTCAGCGGCGGACTTCCCCCGGCGCTCGTCGAGCTCGCCAAGTGGATGGCTCGCTACTACCTCTGCCCCATAGGCATGGTCTTCGCCAGCATGACGCCCGCCGCCGTCAAGCACGACATCGGCGTCGTCACGCGCTCTGCGCTCGAGCCCGCCCCCGACGCGAGTGAGCGTCTCGATGCCATGAAGCCGACGCCCTCGCTCGCGCCGCTGGTCGAGGCGCTCCGCGCCCGAATGGGCGACACGTCGGCCTGGCCCGTCGAGCCGCGCGCGCTGCAGAAGGCGCTCGGGGCTGCGACGATCGCGCCGGTGAACCGATTCGTGCGCGAGGGCGTCCTGCGCGAGGTCCGCGTGACCACGGTGCGCGCCGCCTGGGGCGAGGTCACACCAGGCGACGCGGCCCGCGTCACTCTCAGCGACGAGCAGCGTGCCGCGCTCGCGAGGATCGTCGGCGGCCTTGACACTTTCGCCGTGCACCTGCTCAGGGGCGTGACCGGCTCGGGAAAGACCGAGGTGTACCTCGATGCGATCGAGCGGGTGCTGGCGCAGGGGCGATCCGCGATCGTGCTTGTCCCCGAGATCTCGCTGACGCCGCAGACCTCGGCGCGATTCCTCGCAAGGTTCGGTCGCGAGGGCGTGGCGGTGCTGCACTCCGGCCTGACCTCGGCGCAGCGCAACCAGCAGTGGTCGGCTGTCGCGAGCGGCGCCGCCCGGGTGGTGGTGGGGGCGCGCAGCGCCGTCTTCGCGCCCACGCCGCATCGGCTCGGCCTGATCGTCGTCGACGAGGAGCACGACAACTCGTACAAGCAGGACCAGCTCCCTCGGTACCACGCGCGCGATGTCGCGATCAAGCGCGCCCAGATCGAGGGCTGCCCCGTGGTGCTCGGCAGCGCGACCCCGTCGCTCGAATCATGGAAAAACGCCCTCGACGGGCGCTTCGTCCTCTCGACGATGCGCACCCGCCCGGCGGGCATGCGCCTGCCAAGGGTCGTCGTGGTCGACCTCGCGGAGGAGCGGCGCAAACGCCCGTGGTCGGAGAACCGGGTCCGCCTGCTCGGCCCGACGCTCGAGACCGCCCTGCGCCGCACGCTCGACGAGGGCGCCCAGGCAATCCTGCTGCTCAACCGGCGCGGCTACGCGAACTACATCTGCTGCCCCGACCATCGCTGCGGCTGGATCATGACCTGCGACGACTGCGACGCGACCATGGTCTTCCACAAAGACAAACGCCTCGACCCGGGCCGGGGGGGCGTCGTCCGATGCCACCACTGTCTCGCTGAGAAGCTCCTCCCCTCGCACTGCCCGTCGTGCGAACGCAAGGTCAGCGTCTTCGGGCTCGGCACTCAGCGCGTCGAGGAGGAACTCGCCCGCGACTTCGCCGATCTGCGCTCGGGCGACACCATGCTCCGGCTCGACAGCGACACCATGCGCGGCGGGCGCGACTACTTCCTCGCGCTCGAGCGCTTTCGCAAGGGCGACGCACGCGTTCTTCTCGGCACGCAGATGGTCGCCAAGGGCCTGGACTTCCCGAGCGTCCGGCTCGTCGGCGTCGTGCACGCCGACACGGCCATCAACCTGCCGGACTTCCGCGCCGCCGAACGGACCTTCCAGCTCGTCAGCCAGGTCGCCGGTCGCGCCGGGCGCAGCGACAAGCCGGGCGTCGTCATCGTCCAGACGCTCGCGCCGAAAACGCCGGCGGTGCGGTTCGCCTCACGCCACGATTACGAGGGTTTCGCGCAGGAAGAACTGTCGCAGCGCGAGCGAGCGGGTCTCCCCCCGTTCGCGCGGATGGCCCGCATCGTCATCCGGGACGACGACTACGCGAAGGCGTTCGACCGCGCGTCCGATCTGGAATCCGCGCTGCGTCAAGGCGCCGACCAGACCGTCCTCATCCGGGGACCGATGCCCTGCCCGCTCAGCCGCATCGCCGGCAAGCACCGCATCGCGATCGAACTGCTCGCGCCCAGCGCCGGGCCCCTGCAGAGCGCGCTCACGGCGATGCGCAACGCCGGCCTGCTGCGAAGCGACGCGACGGCGGCGATCGATGTCGACCCCGTCGCGCTGCTCTGA
- a CDS encoding ATP-binding protein, translating into MTSIPPKPEAHDRIVLHDRREDIERCERAILDAVVAQGFPEASRFALRLALEEAIVNAFRHGHKDLPGEPVTVEWTITSTTCSITVCDRGPGFKPSDVPDPTLDENLDTPSGRGIMLMRAYMSDIRYNESGNCVTMVYTKPDAPAPKKSS; encoded by the coding sequence ATGACCAGCATCCCACCCAAGCCCGAGGCGCACGATCGCATCGTGCTGCACGACCGACGCGAGGACATCGAGCGCTGTGAGCGCGCGATCCTCGACGCCGTCGTCGCGCAGGGATTCCCCGAGGCCTCTCGTTTCGCGCTGCGACTCGCGCTCGAGGAAGCCATCGTCAACGCCTTCCGGCACGGGCACAAGGACCTCCCGGGCGAGCCGGTGACCGTCGAGTGGACGATCACCTCCACCACGTGCAGCATCACGGTCTGCGACCGCGGGCCCGGCTTCAAGCCCTCCGATGTCCCGGACCCCACCCTCGACGAGAACCTCGACACCCCGTCGGGGCGGGGCATCATGCTGATGCGCGCCTACATGAGCGACATCCGCTACAACGAGAGCGGGAACTGCGTCACGATGGTCTACACCAAGCCAGACGCGCCGGCCCCGAAGAAATCATCCTGA